acttaaaatttatcaaatttgaaAATACATTATACAAATTAGGTTGACACGACATGATAAGTTAATAACGAACATAACATGATATTATAcgattaaaatttgataatacACTATAAAATATGATATCACgatttaaatctaaataataatatcaatataatatttttttaaaaattaaataattattttaatcatgTTATAACAAGCTTTAACGGTGTAATATCAAGTTTTAATCGTATAATATCATGTTCAGGTCGATATCAacttatcgtgtcgtgtcaagctaatttgtataatgtgttttcaaatttgataaatttttagccaaaaataaattagaattgaaacaTGACATTAATTTATACTTCCtttgtcccttaaaaatataccACTTGTCATTTGGGATGTCTCGTAAAAATAGATCAATTctatttaatgattttttttctctttatagAGGCGGGTCTcatctccactaacaatatttcaataacTTTATAATAACACTATtagttaaaataattttaaacgATAAAGTTTAGTTactaaaattaatattcaacAAACTTAATGACTATTATATGAGTAAATTCCCTATTCAACAAAGTAAGTGTAAGACGGTAGAGTATTAACCGAGCAGttactaaaattaaataaaacttgGTCCACGGATACTACAAGTATAAACTTAAAACGAGGATGCTAATGAACCAAAACGGCGCCGTATTACACAACAGCAGGGGATCCGCTCCCCTAAAAATACATGTAACTCGATACTAGAAACTCGctacttaaaaaaaaagaaaaaaaaggaaaaaaaaaggaaaaaaaaaagaaaaaaaaaactaaatcaaCTTGCAACTCTTAATTCTATAGTCCGATTTACTTATATGGGTGCATGAATATGTAAAAAAACACTTTTATGACAAGGTTTTCTTCttcaaataaaatcataataacaaagataagagcatctgtaacccttggggccgggccgcaaattgcgagtcccggcccgtcccatgcattacacggaagggcggcacggctcaggcccgtcccggtgacgcgtgaccggcctggggagcgtcccgagtcccggcccgggacggggttgcacggagacgggccgcaagtcccgcgtcccggcccagcgttgcacggtgacgggccgggccgcaaccaattttttttttatatattttaaattcgaaatttttgtcaactacgttgtcaccgagccgcccgtgcagggccttcctcacgacatccgcaatgtcatggctcgttcagctgcgatgcgccaagaggaacaacacactcgcctccaagccgatctaatcgaagaaatttggactcgcaacaacgttttccagcattgacgttatgttttcatgtattttattttcagtttgaaaatttatatgttgtaattttgcagtattcgatgaaattaaattttccgtgttataaatttacagcgttttttattttactttcaaaataggttggagttgtgaatagtgtcatttattagttgcggcccgggccgcaacctgcagggttacaacagttggggcctgggccgcaactgtagaggaatgatgacgtggaggggacttggggccggaaatggggacggggttactgATGCCCTAAGCCGGCAAAATTAATCACTTGAGCAAAACATGTCGACTCCTTTAACCGACAGCTTAATCCTGATTAAGACCGCAATTAAGTTGATGAGTCGGAATATTATTGGACACGTTTCAATGATTTAACATAGAACGTGGTTTGCTTAATTAATTAGCTATTAGCTACCCACCTTCCACTAATTAAAGCTTAATAGTAAATATATATTGAAAGAGCACTAAATAAATTGTTAAAGACAATTGGTGTGACTTTCCTCTTTATCCTACGTTCACGTGGAACCTTTTCCATTGTCCATTGACTCAATTAGGGTCATATCTTTTCTATTTACTTTCACTAATATATTTGCGTATTATTTTATGGGTTATGAATAAATTGTCTCATAAAAGAATATATGATTAAGAAAATTAATCTTTGATTTAGAATTGTAATCATCACCCCATGAATTTGGTGAAAATGGTATGTCTTTACTCTGTGTGATTGTAATCGGAAAATAATTATAAGAAATTTCATAAGCAAAATATGATAgagttttaattatattattctgAATCGCCATGATCACGGGCAGAAACGTTACATAATACTGATGTTGCAATAGATGATCTAATTTGAGGTTAAATTAAATCTTAATTATGAATAATATGGACAGGTGTAAGATAGATGTTTATGGTAAAATTAACTCGTTTCATAGTTATTGTAAATTAATTGTTTGTTCCGTGCATGTCTgattaaatatagaaatattcTTTCGAATGTTTTAGACTTATTACATATATATGCAGCATATACTTTCCAATTTCCATAATCAATGCCCGTGACAAATTGCAAATGTCACGGAAATTAGTGAATATTCACAATCTTGATTCTTGTGTTGAAATATCACAAACCAATCACAAAGATAGTTATAAATTATATTCCATATTCTAACCCTCAATCAAACTAGATTttcagaaaaaataattaatatcaaAGAGAATAAAATCTTTGGACCTTGTCTCGTGTCTCTGATTTATGCATATTTTAAAGAGAGATTGAAGAACTAAGAGATAGGctaattatttgattattcggCAGCCGgctatgaaaataaaatacgtaTGTGTAGAAAAGTGAATTACTCACTCTGTCTTGGCCTAATTGAGTCGTTTTTATTTTGGCAGGAATTTAGGTAGTGTTATTtagttaataaaattattaatagtaaagtaaatatagtaataaaataagaaagagaaatagagaataaagtatgaataaaaataaaataagaaagaaaaataaagaataaaataggagagatgATAACTTAAAAGAGATAAGAGGTAAATTAGAAGAGATGGGTGATTTAATTATAACCAAAAGATGAAACGTCTCGCTTAGGCTGAAGCCGAAGTACATACTACTATTAAAGAAGATATGTACAGTATAATAGTACTATGTGTTATTTAGTAAAGACTAAAATCCATTTTGTCTTAAATATTtggtcatttttaatttttgattgAGCAGTATATTTATTAGTTTCAGATCCTTAACATTGTTAATTGGTTCATTTAATGTTGGGAAAAAAGAGAGCTAGATAAAGTTTGGACGTGGATAAGCAAGAAGTGGGAGCGTGCATGAGCCAATGTTGTGGAGCCTTCAGACTCCAACTCACGAAATGGATCACATAGACTTGGATCCTCgagaattgaaataaaatactagaatttTACATAAAGAATGgaggagtatttttatttcttgaataaaaGAAATACAATACATAGAGTTTCAagctaaaaaaattacaaatgcTTGAAAAGTAATACACACCAATTAACTATTACATGTTAAAGAAAAGGGAGATTTTCAAGTAGAAAAACCCTATCGCTTTACAAAGTATATCAAGTAGCTTCGAGTCCTTTTCCTAACGAGGCTTCAGCCTAGATTCCGATGGCCCGTAGGGCCGAACTGATGGGGAAGTCACCTAGACGAGGTCAGCCCTTGTTCCTACCAAGAACAAGCAAATAGCCAAAGAAAAATGCATAAGATACCAAGGCATTTGATAGGCAAAATAAGCAAGGATAAGAGGCAAACCTACTTTAAGTTTGAAGACCAAAACTTGCCTAAACAAGAAAGGTGTGAAGCTGCATCCTCCCTGCACTCCACAGCTCATACCAGCCCGATAAGCCAGGGTAAAGTCACCATTTCCACAGCCTTGCAGGAATCTCCAACCGTAAGGACCAGTGTACCTCGTTGCATAGGTATGCACGTGCAGAAAATGTACAATGAGTGCAGTAAGGTTCAGCAAAATACAAGGGACAGAGGTACCCTGCCATAAGGCAACAAATGAGGCTGAGATGCAAATAAATGCACGAGTACGAGTCTGCATTTCGCATGAGAGACAGCCAATGAAAGGGCAGCCTAGGACCCCTTTTCCTTGGCATTGAATAACAAACTTAGCAGCTTTCAGTTACCTTCCTCCTATAAATACTTCATGCCTCGGCTCCATCCTTTATCACACCAAATTCATTCAACAAAGTAGCAAGTTGAGGAGTGAGGGAGATCAAGCTAGGAGTAAGGAGCAGCGAAATACTCATACTCTACAGTGAAGGTAACTCCACTCCATTTTTAGTTCATGTACGAATACCATATCCGCATATAGAAAACTTATAGCATAATATGCAAAGATGTAAGACACTAGCGAAAAAAGGGGAGAACATAAGTTAGTGGAACTCATCTCGCAACTGAAATTCGTCGGAGACGGACTCCCGACGGCCTCGGAAATCTGACAGAGATGGCGACCGGGGCGCTGCTGGGCAGCGGCAACAGGGCTGCCCGGACTCGGAGTCATACGACGATGGTGGTGGCCGACGGGCAAGGCGTCGTTCTGTCCATCACGAGCTCGGACCTCTttctcccccccccccctaaATCGAGAATCGATGGAGATGGAGAAAGGGCGTCGTCGCGGAAGGCCACCGACGACGGAGGTAAGCGCCCCCGCATTAGTCTTCATCGCAAAGCCGCTCTCTACAGCTGGAGGCGACGGTGGAACCTCCACTGACGCGAGTGTACGACGGCCGGCGGCGGGACCCGAGAAAGGGGAAGACCGACGACGAGAAGCCGAACCCCTCAGCACAACTGTGAACCCACCGAGAGGGCGCCGATCGAGAGGCTAGGATTTGGGAAAATAATTTGGGTTTGTGAAAGGAaaatgagggagagagagacggATGGTTAGGGGTATAGATTTGGGCCTCCCCAATTCCTTAAAACAATTGGGCCCGGGTAAACAAAATGTTGAAGCTGGGCCAGTCAACTAATCTGGGCCATTTcgctaagaaaagaaaaagggtGCTTTCTGGGCCGAAATAATTAATTCCTAGCTGGGCCtgtgaatttatttattaagaCCATTAATTTGGTTGAAGCCATTATCTTGGATCAATTCAAAAGTATAATGGAATTTATtccctaagccacggaagaagaGAATTATTAAGCCGTGTTGAAATAGTACCCAGTAAATAAATAGATGAGAATTTCAttagtcacagaaagtattttaaaatacttaagataatccaAGAATTTATTATACCCGAGAAGTTCGGCAAGActccgaataaattaaatcattgatttaattaaggatttcagaatttaaaatttagaaagaaagaagaaataaaGAGCACATGCTTAGGCAGCATACATGCAAGATAAGtgattacttaaagcctaatttaagtatattaattttgtaaatgaacGTCGTCGATCGACTAGTAATCTCAGGACAGGAAAGCACCTGTTTTGCAAgagtttaagcaattgaggtgtgcctttctcttctttcttttaaagcatgttttatgtgaaaacatgatttattttgaatgagttgtcatgccatgttttatttatgattacctatctgttggctatgccaaccaattaaatcgaattcgggtcccagtaggtcagtaaatcctactcagactagtgtacacatatggaccgtgagctagcgccaggttggccggtccaggggtcgtgagctagcgccaggttggccggcccagtgatcgtggaatgtggccgcattcccgattcacgcattgagatatggtatatcatcagacgtttaaaagactgcagtctattttcagaaagaaataatagattttagtgaccgggacttgtttcCAGAAAagaaaccccgcgttcactcaacttggctgacaactaaaagaaaacagttttcggcataagcccactgagtatatcaagtactcagccctcgatattgttttccttaatgtgcaggttcatcagtcgaggcagaggaggtgttgggacagaagactaaataagtaggatagctggtgtagtatgtcttcatacatattacatctgtcttggaactcttccgtTGCGTAAACTTGGACTTGCTTTAGTAAAGACaatgtctcatatttcactCTGATTTAATATGGTTGTACCTCTATCCCATTTCAAACAATGTTTCCTTGAATTAAGTTATATATTCATGAAGAGTTGAGATAGTTCAGTATATTTTAGTCGCGAagtagctacactttctttgactagggagttgtggtcgtgacatttAGAGAGACATGTTGAAAGGagattgtaataccccgactttttaTTCTCGAAAGGACGTCGTATAGCTTCTAAAAAAAATCCGGCTGCCGGCAAAGAGACAGAGAGGTGGCGGCGGCGCAAATTGTGTGTGAGAGTATCCGTTTGATGgagaatgaagagagaattGAGTTAATTTATGGTTAATTGTGTTGGCCTTTTGTTTAAGGGGACTGGATTAGAGTTAATATGGTATTTGGGCCATATTAATAAAATGGAATATTGGgccttatttatttaatttttgggcCTAATACTTTAATATTTGGTCTTACTCTTTTGATAAGGAGTTGAAATTGATTTGGGTTGAGacaaattaattttcttttgggaacgagatttaagaaattaatttgttaaaggttaaagtagagaaagagaagcaagagatgaaataaagtaaaagagatgaagagagagtaaagtaagatagggAATAAATTGTTTATCAAACAAGAAAATTACTCAACTATCttgggacgaatgaagtattaattttatgcagataaaatgtgagtggattGAATGGGTGGAATGTGGAGTCCATTGTTAAAAGTAAGAGTGTCAATTAATTGGAAACGGACGAAAAAGGGTAGCATATTTGATTCTTTGTTATACGTTATTAGAATTTTTCCTTTTGCTTAGTTTGTTAGTTGATTTCACTAAGGTTTGTGGAGCCATTTAAGATGCTTCACCAAAGTACTCGTAGTATATTAATTCATTGCACAATGTATCTATCTCTCAGCTAAACGATTGTCATAGACTCATAGCAATATCTCATCTCAAGCTCTCTTATCCCTCGAGCAATGaattctccttttttttcttttcaaatttgaTAGTAAGAATGATTTTCACTCGATTATTAATCTGAACACTAGCGATTAAACACTTAAAAAATAGACTGTGTCACAATTTaactatattcaaaataaaaaataaattgataggATAGGGGACACTAGTACGAACCACTGCAAAAGGGTGCCGTAATAAATAGTGTTGATGTGGCGACCATTCACACATTGTGAATGTTCTTAACCCAATTAAAGtagtattagagcatccacaatggcgcctagtgCACCGCCTAGCCAAaccccggcgctaggcggtgcgctcggtgccattgtggatgctctaatactgCCTAGCCGAGCCCCGGCGCTATGCGGTGCGCTCGGCGaaccattgcaaccgcctagcgattttctgaaaaaaaaatcgcctagcACTGGGCGATATACGGGCGCTCGCcaatccgctcggcgccattgcagggtccggatcgccgagcgcatcgcctagcgatttttttttaaaaattttcgacGGAGGCGACAGAGACGAtgagtgaatttttttaattaatgtgcgttttttatttttattgtactttttttaattaatgtactttttaaaattttaatagtattattaaattttcccgtagctgtgtcgtaaatttaatttcgtatgttgtgtgattgttaattatttgttttatatataattttgagtgatgtggctaggctatggctgaacTATTTGCTTGTCTTGATGATGTGACATGAGGATTTTTAgggctgatgatgtggcaggaggagtttgtggctaggttatggttgggctattggtgggctatttctattgtggatgctcttatgcggTTTTGCTCTAAATGGGTCAATAAATTGGGCTCTAATTTGCATATTCATAGcccatatatatatttaaaatatccCGTTTCATATGAAAAGTTTATGTAtgttcaaaaaataaatataaatacagTTTTGGTCATTAATCAGACAATAAACCTTTTATTATGCTTTAAATGAACATTTATTGCATTTTGACTTTCATACAAATATTAACGGGGAGATAATAAGGTAAAAAAACAACTTATCCCtattaaaaacataaaaaatattgcCTATACCCACTTTAAATGGCTCAAAAATTTGGGCATGTAGATCTTTGGGCTACAGCCTATAAATCTAAAATTGTcatgaaaatatataaaaaaattaattttcttaagACTAGAATTTAGTAAACGTTTAAGCCGCACTAAAAAGATAAtctaaaatatttcaaaagcaAGAATTTATATAATATTCTTGTAGAACCATtatataatactagtagtatgtgATTTATATTCTCTGTCTTTATCTTATCATCATATACCATAGTCTATTAAGACTAATCAAAGACAACAAATTCAACAAGTGTTGACGTGGCGCGTTGTGGCGTCACGACTGTTGTTTGAGCCGCAAATATTCAACGGAGATTAGTCGTTAATTTGGTTCCAACTTTGATTTTGACTAAACACTAGTAATTTACTGTTAATTGTTGATCGTAACGCCTATGCCTATCATTTCCAACTTTGATtgcctcttcaatttcatcttctgctGAATTTTCAGCAAACAGTTTCtgaaaaatcccacaatttctTCTTAATTACTTGAACAATTTTTGAGATGAACGATCTTCTCACGGTTAGTGTTTCCATTTTGTCGATTTAGTGGAAGTCCCATATTGTTTGTTTTTGCCTGCtaattttgtattttggttGTTGATTGATTAGTAGTCAAGAATTCATTTTTATGATGCTTCTTGGGTTGGTTATTTCAGTTAGTTTGGTCTCGAATTTTTTGGTTTTTCAAGGTTTGTTTGCATGATCATGCCATGCCgttgatgtgaaatttttgtatgtttttttgtttttaaaatctGATTTGGTTATGAAGTCTCTCCTTGTAAATTTGTCTAATTTTCTGTAAAATCTATCATGGTGAATTCTTGAGGTACAAACTCCTTTCAGATTCAactttaaattttgaattcgTGGTTATTAGAAGAAATGTTTTCCGTGGCTTGGATTGATTTGTTAGGGGTTTCTGCAcaaaaatattgataatttgaCAGTTTGTTCATTTCTTGAAAATGATGGTAGAAGAATTGTTGGAGTAAATGAGAAACACTATGTTTTTAGTTGCGAAATACTAGTTTGTTTTCTGTGTTATGGTAGTTGTGCTTTTCTTGAATAAGTGacaaatagtactactatgttTTTACATTGAAAACCAGAATCTAGTTACTACtcctattttttttgtatacaGTAGTTGTGCTTTGCTTGCAATGTTACAagaaaaaatctaaattttttttttgagataCAATGTTTTTATTGGAATAAACAGAATCTAGCTACTAAAATGTTCCTTTGTAGCCAGCAAACCTACGTGTCTTATTGCATAACAAATCATCAACATAAAACCATTTTACATTTTCAATAGGTATGAATCTTGTCACAAAACATGATTCTTAAATCTCGCCTTTAAATTCAAGTTTTGAGTGCATTTCAGGACTCGTTCGTTGAAGATACCAAAGGCAACACATCAGGCGAGCCTGATATAGAGATGGGCCCTCGATTTACTAGGAGTAGCTCGGATGTGTCCTTGGAATCTTTCAACAAGCAGGTGTGACAGAAAGTGGCCATGCATATGTTCGTATCCCTGTCTTAATCCTCGTAACTTTTCATCTTTATTGTTGTTGGCAGATACAAGAGGTTGAGAAGCAGGTGGACAAGCTCTCTGTTTTGCTACAGAACCTCAAGGTATGAGTACAGGATTTCATATTTAGACGACGTTTGCTTATGTGTTTGTCTTAAACAACTGTTGTTGGTGGTGTGTTATCGAAAACTACTATTAGCCTATTATATCGAAAACAAAAATGATCTGTTGTTAAGATAAGTATAGACAAAATTAGTCatatttgttttcattttcatacaTACCATGATACCATCCTTTTGTCAGGAAGCCAATGAGGAGTCAAAATCAGTTACCAAAGCATCTTCGATGAAAGGTGCAGTTCATAATGCCTTTTAACAGAATTGGGAAAAAAgatgtttttttctttctagTTTTACTATTGTAGCACATTGTATTCGATCCAGCTATCAGGAAGCGGATGGAGAAAGACGTTGGTGAAGTGGGAAAGATAGCACGCGGTATAAAAGTGAAAATCGAGGCACTAAACAAAGATGTGTTATTCAgacctctccctctctcttcggTTTATGCATATCTTTATCATAGTGACATGAACTGATTTCTCCGAATTATTCTCAGAACATAGCTAATCGACAGAAGCCTGGTTGCGGAAAGGGGACAGCTATTGATAGGTCAAGAACGAACTTGACAAAGTGCGTGTACAAGTCTAAACATCATCTGCTTTTTCCTTCTTTACGTTTGGTACAAGTAGCTTAACAATGACTTGTTCCCTGCAGTTCCTTGACGAAGAAATTTAGAGACCTCGTGACGGAGTTTCAGGTCTGTCTCCGGCCCCATTGACGGATGATTCCTAATTTCTGCTTCAAGAATTCATTGGACTTTTGAGATGTTATGTTTGTTTGAACAGAGTTTGAGACAGAGGATTGAAGAGGAATATCGCGAGGTTGTTGAGAGACGAGTAATAACAGGTCATATAATACGTGCACattttttaagggacggagggagtatttctttcaATATATGtttcgtttcatttttaatctaACGCTTGCTGTGGACGTTCAGTTACTGGAAGTCGACCAGATGAAGAGGTAAGCGTTCCTTACAATGCATCACCCGAAATCTGCACCGTGTCCAAGATATTCACTTTGGACCTCCATGACTAACAGACCATCAATAATCTCATTGAAACCGGAAACAGTGAACAGATATTCCAGCAAGCGATGCAAGAATCCGGACGAGGACAGgtacttttttttaactatAATTTACTACCACGAAACTCCTTAGTCGTAAATCCGGGATTGCGTGACAGTATCTTATATTTCACGACATCTAGGTGATGAACACTTTGGAGGAGATTCAGGAGAGGCACGACGCTGTAAAGGAGATCGAGAAGAAGCTCCTCGACCTTCATCAGGTACATAATATCGCAATCCATTGGATCACGTACCAAGATTCTTGACACCCCTTGATCTCTCTCTGCAGATCTACCTTGATATGGCCGTGCTAGTCGAAGCTCAAGGAGACATTTTGGACAACATCGAAAGTCAGGTTTGTTTTTCTCAAACTCGCAACGATGTCAAATTGGGGTATAGAAGATTAAAAAAGGATATCTCGTTTAGGTGACGAACGCAGTCGACCACGTCCAGTCGGGGACGACTGCGCTTCAGAATGCGAGAAGACTGCAGAAGAGCTCGAGAAAATGCATGTGCTTTGCCATTATACTTCTCTTAGTAATCGTAGCTATTATAGTGCTCAGCGTGCTCCAACCATGGAAAAATTGACACTTGCTCTTTGCATATAGCTTTTTGTTTTCATGTTTGTGAGCCTTGAAAGAGTTCCATAAATTCTATAGGTTTCATACGAATGTGTATAAATAAGTGGTAAATGTTGtcacaaatatttttttttagatGGAGATGCGAAAATAATAAGTACTATtcttttaatgattttattctTGTACTAGTAGAAGGCTTGATTAATTGAAGATTCAAATCTATGGTAATCAATTTACAAGAAAATACACTTCAAATCTTATTATTCTCTTATTCCCAAGAAAATACACTTCAAACCTCAATGCCATTATAAAATAGTtcaaatttgttttttatttgattatcCTCGTCTTCTTTTATTTGAGTTTATGCAAAGCCAAAGTTACTACTGTACATTGCATTCTACTGAAAAAACAGCAGTTTCTATGTACTTTATGGGAGGTAATGCGAAACCTTTTTAAGTTACTTTAAAATTATGACAAAGGAATACAGCTGCATGCCTTTGAAGCTCAAACTAAATTTCTTACCATCTATTTATGGGCAAGTGTATAATAAAAGGTACATGCCATTGCTTTGCTTTcacgaacatggcatatttgtATTAAACCAAACTATAATGAAAAACAAATAAGGTTAGCAGAAAAAGGTTACTTTTGATTCCAAAATCGAAAACACTGAATGTGTAGAGATTAAACCATTCGAATGATATGCTATTTCTTGAAGGAGAGATAAATGCCAGAAATTATAGCAACCCCAGCAACTGTTACTCCAACAGAACTAAGTATCTTCACCGCTGAAATCGACCTTTTTTCAATTGG
This sequence is a window from Salvia splendens isolate huo1 chromosome 5, SspV2, whole genome shotgun sequence. Protein-coding genes within it:
- the LOC121805458 gene encoding syntaxin-132-like: MNDLLTDSFVEDTKGNTSGEPDIEMGPRFTRSSSDVSLESFNKQIQEVEKQVDKLSVLLQNLKEANEESKSVTKASSMKAIRKRMEKDVGEVGKIARGIKVKIEALNKDNIANRQKPGCGKGTAIDRSRTNLTNSLTKKFRDLVTEFQSLRQRIEEEYREVVERRVITVTGSRPDEETINNLIETGNSEQIFQQAMQESGRGQVMNTLEEIQERHDAVKEIEKKLLDLHQIYLDMAVLVEAQGDILDNIESQVTNAVDHVQSGTTALQNARRLQKSSRKCMCFAIILLLVIVAIIVLSVLQPWKN